The Chitinophagales bacterium genome has a window encoding:
- a CDS encoding DUF47 domain-containing protein, translated as MGFGSFVKIFMPKDKVFYNLFEEVANNLKEMSGIFTKAINEKDIRVRAGMLKDLEEWEHKNDEITHKIFIELGSNFITPFDREDIHYLATALDDIADYTWGAAKRMMNYNIEEIDDTTREFAEIIGKAINALHKGILELRNMRDLRSITEACVTINSLENEGDDLLDRGMSALFSSNNPPVEIIKKKDLYQMLEIVTDKCEDAANVIESIIIKYA; from the coding sequence ATGGGATTCGGTTCTTTTGTTAAGATTTTTATGCCTAAAGACAAGGTTTTCTACAACCTTTTTGAGGAGGTGGCTAATAACCTCAAAGAAATGTCAGGCATTTTTACGAAGGCTATCAATGAAAAGGATATCAGGGTAAGGGCAGGTATGCTGAAAGACCTGGAGGAGTGGGAGCATAAGAACGACGAGATCACACACAAGATATTCATCGAGCTGGGCAGCAATTTCATCACACCATTTGACAGGGAAGACATACACTACCTGGCAACAGCATTGGATGATATTGCGGATTATACCTGGGGAGCTGCCAAGCGTATGATGAACTACAATATCGAGGAGATAGATGATACAACAAGGGAGTTTGCAGAGATCATCGGTAAAGCCATCAACGCTCTGCATAAGGGTATATTGGAATTGCGCAATATGCGCGACCTGCGGTCTATCACAGAAGCTTGTGTAACTATTAACAGCCTTGAGAATGAAGGCGACGACCTGCTGGACAGGGGCATGAGCGCTTTATTCTCATCCAATAATCCACCTGTAGAGATCATTAAAAAGAAAGACCTCTACCAGATGTTGGAGATAGTGACGGATAAGTGTGAAGACGCAGCCAACGTAATCGAATCAATTATTATCAAATACGCTTAG
- a CDS encoding porin, protein MDLVDTTTDMGRGVFAMYQNYNALRISGYMQPQFQVAEGSGIESYAGGDFPKNVDSRFMLRRGRIRLDYAHYNKDHQSSTNFVFQFDGTERGVNIRDFWGRFYENKWQYFAITTGMFARPFSYEVNLSSSNRETPERGRMSQILMKTERDMGVMLTFSPRKEKARLKWLKADVGVFNGQGLAGPAEYDSRKDIIGRISMKPQTIKPLGVVVSAAFSTLQGGVINQSPMYYTMKQQNSMYVPYTDSVNSNIGKVAPRRYYGGDVQVKIPNRKGATEFRAEYITGLQSATSGTSQTPGSYPTDKLNNNLPLYVRPFNGAYFYFLQHLGTEKAQLVLKYDWYDPNTTVSGNEIDKSKGFSAADIRYDTFGFGGVYYANPHMKFFVWYDIVTNETTVLNGYTKDIKDNVLTVRVQYSF, encoded by the coding sequence ATGGACCTTGTAGATACGACAACAGATATGGGACGTGGCGTTTTTGCTATGTATCAGAACTATAATGCCCTAAGGATAAGTGGCTATATGCAGCCCCAGTTCCAGGTTGCCGAAGGTAGCGGTATTGAGAGTTATGCAGGCGGTGATTTCCCCAAGAATGTAGACAGCAGGTTTATGTTGCGTCGGGGGCGTATCAGGTTGGATTACGCACATTATAATAAAGATCATCAGTCATCTACTAACTTTGTATTCCAGTTTGACGGAACAGAGCGCGGAGTCAATATCCGCGATTTCTGGGGACGGTTCTATGAGAATAAATGGCAGTATTTTGCCATAACTACAGGTATGTTTGCTCGTCCGTTCAGTTATGAAGTGAACCTGTCCTCATCAAACAGGGAAACTCCTGAGAGGGGTAGGATGTCACAGATACTTATGAAGACGGAACGGGATATGGGCGTCATGTTGACCTTTTCGCCGCGGAAAGAGAAAGCAAGGTTAAAATGGTTGAAAGCAGATGTAGGGGTTTTTAACGGACAAGGGCTTGCCGGACCTGCAGAATATGACAGCAGAAAGGATATTATCGGACGGATATCTATGAAGCCGCAAACGATAAAGCCATTGGGTGTGGTTGTATCTGCAGCATTCTCTACGTTACAGGGTGGTGTTATTAATCAATCGCCAATGTACTATACGATGAAACAGCAGAATAGTATGTATGTCCCGTACACAGATTCTGTTAATAGCAACATTGGTAAAGTAGCACCACGCAGGTATTATGGCGGAGATGTTCAGGTGAAGATACCCAATCGCAAAGGCGCAACAGAATTCAGGGCTGAGTATATAACAGGTTTGCAATCAGCAACATCAGGCACTTCACAAACTCCTGGCTCGTATCCTACTGATAAATTGAATAATAACTTACCTTTATATGTTCGTCCGTTTAATGGGGCCTATTTTTACTTTCTCCAGCACTTGGGTACAGAAAAGGCACAACTTGTTTTGAAATACGACTGGTACGACCCGAATACTACAGTAAGTGGAAATGAGATAGATAAATCAAAAGGATTTTCAGCAGCAGATATACGCTATGATACTTTTGGTTTCGGCGGGGTGTATTACGCAAATCCTCACATGAAATTTTTTGTGTGGTATGATATTGTTACAAATGAAACAACCGTATTGAACGGATATACAAAAGATATAAAAGATAACGTACTGACTGTAAGGGTACAGTACAGCTTTTAG
- a CDS encoding ABC transporter permease — MLRFLAKRIRYSLLVLWGVVTLVFFLFNVLPGDPARLVMGQRADKASIENARRDMNLDKPLFTRYGLYLNDISPIGWHEKAEQEKYHFIQLIPAGEHCLVLKWPYLGRSYSSKKEVTTTLGEALPGTLILALTAMLLATVAGVFLGIIAALKKGTWMDTASIAASVAGISMPSFFAGLVIAYVLGYLLHAVTGLNMTGSLWEYDAFTGRQLAVQNLILPAIALGIRPMAIITQLTRSAMLDVLSQDYIRTAYAKGLNTGQVVWRHALPNALNPVVTAVTGWLAELLAGSFFIEYIFGWKGIGKITVEALDKFDFPVVMGSVLLTAGLFIIINLLTDMLYARIDPRVRL; from the coding sequence GTGCTCCGGTTTTTAGCAAAACGTATCAGGTATAGCCTGCTGGTATTGTGGGGGGTGGTCACATTGGTATTCTTTTTATTCAATGTGCTGCCCGGCGACCCTGCACGTCTTGTTATGGGACAACGTGCAGACAAAGCCTCGATAGAGAATGCCCGCCGCGATATGAACCTGGATAAGCCTCTGTTCACACGTTACGGCCTGTACCTCAATGATATTTCCCCTATAGGATGGCACGAAAAAGCAGAGCAGGAAAAATATCATTTCATTCAACTCATTCCTGCCGGGGAACACTGCCTGGTATTGAAATGGCCATATCTGGGCCGTTCATACAGCAGCAAAAAGGAAGTTACTACCACGCTTGGTGAGGCATTGCCCGGCACGTTAATATTGGCACTGACTGCCATGTTGCTGGCAACGGTCGCGGGTGTTTTCCTGGGAATTATTGCAGCCCTGAAAAAAGGTACCTGGATGGATACTGCCTCTATAGCTGCCAGTGTAGCGGGTATATCTATGCCATCATTCTTTGCGGGGTTGGTTATCGCCTATGTATTAGGATACTTACTGCATGCTGTTACCGGGCTGAATATGACGGGCAGCCTTTGGGAATATGATGCATTTACAGGAAGGCAACTGGCTGTGCAAAACCTTATTCTTCCCGCTATTGCTTTGGGTATCAGGCCAATGGCCATTATTACCCAGCTAACACGCAGTGCTATGCTCGATGTGCTTTCGCAGGACTATATACGTACCGCTTATGCAAAAGGGCTGAATACAGGACAGGTAGTATGGCGACATGCACTGCCCAACGCTCTCAACCCCGTGGTGACAGCCGTAACTGGCTGGCTGGCAGAATTGCTGGCAGGTTCATTCTTTATTGAATATATATTCGGCTGGAAGGGTATAGGCAAAATAACCGTAGAGGCATTGGATAAATTCGATTTCCCGGTAGTGATGGGCTCTGTACTGCTTACTGCCGGTCTGTTTATTATCATCAACCTGCTGACAGATATGCTGTATGCCAGGATAGATCCAAGGGTAAGGTTATAG
- a CDS encoding DoxX family protein, with protein MKYVLWIIRIVVGVLFIFSGLIKANDPMGLSYKMNEFFEVWHMYWMMPFSLTLSVLMIGFEIIAGVAVLLGYAYRVFSFLLLLLITFFTFLTAYVLFSGKIKECGCFGDCIKISNTETFWKDVVLLVLGIVLFIYRDRIKPLLGGYTGTSLMILTVFFAFGFQWYRLEHLPAWDCLPFKVGVNMIEDRQIPEGAIPDQYKNIMIYEKDGVKKEFTMENYPWQDTNWKFVDRIDKLVKKGNAEPKIKDYIITDYDGNEYTSQILGTPGYTFLLYVRDTKNARMDNLDKLKELISACKAQGVPFYILCSDNKEEGYAFVDKYGLNQAELLVLDRTVSKTALRTDPGLMLIEQGVIKGKWSYRDYPSPDIIKH; from the coding sequence ATGAAATACGTACTCTGGATCATTCGCATAGTTGTAGGTGTATTATTCATCTTTTCAGGATTGATAAAGGCCAACGACCCCATGGGGCTGAGCTATAAAATGAATGAATTCTTCGAGGTGTGGCATATGTACTGGATGATGCCGTTCTCACTTACCTTATCTGTACTCATGATAGGTTTCGAGATAATAGCGGGTGTTGCCGTATTGTTGGGTTATGCATACAGGGTATTCTCATTCCTGCTGTTGCTGCTCATTACGTTCTTTACCTTCCTTACGGCCTATGTGTTGTTCTCAGGCAAAATAAAAGAGTGCGGTTGTTTCGGTGACTGTATCAAGATATCTAATACAGAGACCTTCTGGAAAGACGTTGTATTGCTGGTGCTGGGCATCGTGTTGTTTATTTACCGCGACCGTATCAAGCCACTGCTGGGTGGTTATACCGGCACTTCGCTGATGATCCTGACCGTGTTCTTCGCGTTCGGTTTTCAATGGTACAGGCTGGAGCACCTGCCGGCCTGGGATTGCCTGCCGTTCAAAGTAGGGGTGAACATGATAGAGGACAGGCAGATACCCGAAGGCGCTATTCCTGACCAGTATAAGAACATTATGATATATGAAAAAGACGGGGTGAAGAAGGAATTTACTATGGAGAACTATCCATGGCAGGACACCAACTGGAAATTTGTGGACAGGATAGACAAGCTGGTGAAAAAAGGTAATGCAGAGCCGAAGATCAAAGATTATATTATTACCGACTATGACGGTAATGAGTATACCAGCCAGATATTAGGAACACCTGGCTATACTTTCCTGCTGTATGTGCGTGATACTAAAAATGCTCGTATGGATAACCTGGATAAGTTAAAGGAACTGATCAGTGCCTGCAAAGCACAGGGTGTACCTTTTTATATCCTCTGTTCTGACAATAAAGAAGAGGGTTATGCTTTTGTAGATAAATACGGCCTGAACCAGGCAGAACTGCTGGTGCTGGATCGTACCGTAAGTAAAACGGCCCTGCGTACAGACCCGGGCCTGATGCTCATAGAGCAGGGTGTTATCAAAGGCAAATGGAGCTACCGCGATTATCCATCCCCGGATATCATCAAGCACTAA
- a CDS encoding DUF1599 domain-containing protein has translation MPNTTEQYQGIVAQCKDLFVKKASDYGTSWRVLRPISIVDQIYIKAWRIRQIQEKGQQKIEDSIHSEFIGIVNYGIIALIQSDLKGDDNIDMAAAEAKEWYEKKSGEVEALMMQKNHDYGEAWRDMSQASFVDLILVKLLRIKQILANDGQTIVSEGMDANFADIVNYGIFALIKMSEEKA, from the coding sequence ATGCCTAATACTACAGAACAATACCAGGGCATTGTAGCACAATGTAAAGACTTATTTGTAAAAAAAGCCAGCGACTACGGCACTTCATGGCGTGTTTTACGCCCCATATCTATTGTAGACCAGATATATATCAAGGCGTGGCGCATCAGGCAGATACAGGAGAAAGGGCAGCAGAAGATAGAGGACAGCATACATTCTGAATTCATAGGTATTGTCAACTATGGTATTATTGCCCTCATCCAGTCAGACCTGAAAGGTGATGATAATATTGATATGGCCGCTGCCGAAGCCAAAGAGTGGTATGAGAAAAAATCGGGCGAGGTAGAAGCCCTGATGATGCAGAAGAACCACGACTATGGCGAGGCATGGCGCGATATGTCGCAGGCGTCATTTGTCGACCTGATACTGGTGAAGCTCCTGCGCATTAAACAGATACTGGCCAACGACGGGCAAACCATCGTATCTGAAGGTATGGATGCCAACTTTGCCGATATTGTCAACTACGGCATATTCGCCCTGATAAAAATGAGCGAGGAGAAAGCTTAA
- the folP gene encoding dihydropteroate synthase, producing MIQSKGRQLNLEKPVVMGILNATPDSFYNKGQDSDTDSLLANAEKMLREGAVILDIGGASTRPGAELISADEELQRVIPAIEAISKRFPEAWLSVDTYNAATAEQAVQAGAAIINDVSGGELDADMLATVARLKVPYIAMHMQGTPQTMQQNPQYTDVVKDVHDYLQHKIQECTAAGIMDIIIDPGFGFGKTKEHNFSLLKHMSDLRALSRPILAGISRKGMIWRTLGTTPEEALNGTTALHMVALQQGANILRVHDVLEAVEVVKLWEELDPS from the coding sequence ATGATTCAGAGCAAAGGACGCCAGCTGAACCTTGAAAAACCCGTGGTGATGGGCATATTGAATGCCACACCCGACAGCTTTTACAACAAGGGGCAGGACAGTGATACAGACAGCCTGCTGGCCAATGCAGAAAAGATGCTGCGCGAAGGTGCCGTCATCCTGGACATTGGCGGAGCATCTACCCGTCCGGGGGCTGAGCTGATAAGTGCTGATGAAGAACTGCAACGTGTTATCCCCGCTATTGAGGCTATCAGTAAACGATTCCCGGAAGCATGGCTCAGCGTAGACACCTACAATGCCGCTACGGCTGAGCAGGCAGTGCAGGCAGGAGCCGCTATCATCAACGATGTAAGCGGCGGCGAGCTGGATGCTGACATGCTGGCCACAGTTGCCCGGCTGAAAGTGCCTTATATAGCCATGCATATGCAGGGTACACCACAAACCATGCAACAAAACCCACAATACACCGATGTGGTAAAAGACGTACACGATTACCTGCAACATAAAATTCAAGAATGTACGGCCGCTGGTATTATGGATATTATCATTGACCCGGGTTTCGGGTTTGGGAAGACCAAGGAGCACAACTTCAGCCTGCTGAAACATATGAGCGACCTGCGTGCACTGAGCAGGCCCATACTGGCCGGCATTTCCCGCAAGGGGATGATATGGCGCACACTGGGCACCACTCCCGAAGAAGCACTGAACGGAACCACCGCCCTGCATATGGTAGCCCTGCAACAGGGTGCCAACATCCTGCGCGTGCATGATGTGCTGGAGGCTGTGGAAGTGGTGAAGCTGTGGGAGGAATTAGACCCCTCCTGA
- a CDS encoding metallophosphoesterase, whose translation MKRYILFAVMILAFAGQGCTGCSDNNNGPADDTTGKHTGATGKFLMISDIHFNPYCDSKILPQLVKADYTDWPTIFSGVTDTSYGYYDSDTYYRLFVSGLEAMQAQNSKPDMIIINGDLLSHHFNGNFYSRSGETTAEAYESFVRKTISFVFMMIDKYFPGVPVLPVLGNNDDYCGDYHIQPDGPFLSFYAGQSAPMLRNMQQTDFMTTFKKGGYYKVTMPWDSTQAFIGLNTIFFYEWYSNVCNPTDTANPATAEMAWLEQQLADCKAKGQHVWLSYHIPPGIDVYKSTQAGPCGVITMWHEKYNTAFIALVNKYRDVIQGNFAGHTHMDEFRLVADGDDITSFVHITPAVSPIFGNNPAFVEVTWDPAKMLMLNSVTYRFKGIEHRGNNNWAEEYNYGKTYHINSIDAATLGSLWQNIGTDTAMHNRYAQYFYVSNPKKKPNPWQYYRCGMRYIDTAGFVQCNCK comes from the coding sequence ATGAAACGTTATATCCTTTTCGCTGTAATGATATTGGCCTTTGCCGGGCAGGGTTGCACAGGCTGTTCAGATAACAACAACGGCCCTGCTGATGATACAACAGGCAAACATACCGGGGCAACAGGTAAATTCCTGATGATATCGGACATACACTTTAACCCCTATTGCGACAGCAAGATATTACCCCAACTAGTGAAGGCCGACTATACCGACTGGCCAACTATATTTTCAGGTGTTACAGATACCTCGTACGGATATTATGATTCGGACACTTATTACCGACTGTTTGTTAGCGGACTGGAGGCCATGCAGGCGCAAAACAGCAAGCCGGATATGATCATCATCAATGGCGACCTGCTGTCGCACCACTTTAACGGGAACTTCTATTCACGTTCGGGAGAAACAACGGCTGAGGCTTATGAGTCGTTTGTGCGCAAGACCATATCGTTCGTGTTTATGATGATTGACAAATATTTCCCCGGGGTGCCGGTTTTGCCCGTGCTGGGGAATAACGATGACTATTGCGGCGACTATCATATACAGCCCGACGGACCTTTCCTTTCGTTCTACGCAGGGCAAAGCGCACCGATGCTGCGCAATATGCAGCAAACGGATTTTATGACCACTTTCAAAAAAGGGGGCTACTATAAAGTGACCATGCCATGGGACAGCACGCAGGCCTTCATAGGTTTGAATACCATCTTCTTCTACGAGTGGTATTCTAATGTCTGCAACCCTACCGATACCGCCAACCCGGCAACAGCAGAAATGGCCTGGCTGGAACAACAACTGGCCGACTGCAAAGCCAAAGGGCAACACGTGTGGCTATCGTACCATATACCACCGGGGATAGATGTTTATAAATCGACACAGGCGGGGCCTTGCGGCGTGATAACCATGTGGCATGAAAAATACAATACCGCTTTCATAGCATTGGTGAACAAATACCGCGACGTGATACAAGGCAACTTCGCCGGACATACGCATATGGATGAGTTCAGGCTGGTAGCTGATGGCGACGACATCACATCGTTCGTACATATTACCCCGGCCGTCAGCCCGATATTCGGCAATAACCCCGCCTTTGTTGAGGTGACGTGGGACCCTGCCAAAATGCTGATGCTGAACAGCGTGACCTACCGCTTTAAAGGCATAGAACACCGCGGCAATAATAACTGGGCAGAAGAATACAACTACGGCAAAACCTACCACATCAACAGCATAGACGCCGCAACGCTGGGCAGCCTGTGGCAGAACATAGGAACAGACACCGCCATGCACAACCGCTATGCACAATACTTTTACGTAAGCAACCCCAAAAAGAAACCCAATCCATGGCAGTATTACCGGTGCGGTATGCGCTATATAGATACAGCAGGTTTTGTGCAATGTAATTGTAAATAG
- a CDS encoding MbtH family protein produces MWEDEEDTREYVVVINYEEQYSIWPADREMPLGWEAVGKRGTKQECLDYIKEVWTDMRPLSLRKKMEEMEAEERRRREEGK; encoded by the coding sequence ATGTGGGAAGATGAAGAAGACACAAGAGAATATGTAGTAGTGATCAACTATGAAGAACAATACTCTATATGGCCGGCAGACCGTGAGATGCCGTTGGGCTGGGAGGCTGTGGGTAAACGCGGTACCAAACAGGAGTGCCTCGACTATATAAAAGAGGTATGGACCGATATGCGCCCGCTATCGCTACGCAAGAAAATGGAAGAAATGGAAGCAGAAGAACGCCGCCGCAGGGAAGAAGGCAAGTAG
- a CDS encoding Crp/Fnr family transcriptional regulator, translated as MNMLTDDEVQLIIDNTQLRSYKKGDIILREGQVSRECYFLLQGCIREYYIVDGEEKSTAFYTEGQPVTSFTSYSRQKPSKHFMVCAEDCIVTVGTDELEKEMCQMIPRLESVIRQEVEKATGEVQDDLAKFITSSPEERYKDLLDNRPELLNRIPQHQIASYIGVTPESLSRIRKRMLNAK; from the coding sequence ATGAACATGCTGACCGATGATGAGGTGCAACTGATAATAGACAACACCCAACTACGCAGCTACAAAAAGGGCGACATTATCCTGCGCGAAGGCCAGGTATCGCGCGAGTGTTATTTCCTGCTGCAGGGCTGCATCAGGGAATATTACATAGTAGACGGCGAAGAAAAATCAACCGCTTTTTATACCGAGGGCCAACCCGTTACATCATTTACCAGCTACTCCCGTCAAAAACCTTCTAAACACTTTATGGTGTGTGCCGAAGACTGCATCGTGACCGTGGGTACTGATGAACTGGAAAAAGAAATGTGCCAAATGATACCGCGCCTTGAATCGGTGATAAGGCAGGAGGTGGAAAAAGCAACAGGTGAAGTGCAGGACGACCTGGCGAAATTCATCACCTCATCGCCCGAGGAGCGCTATAAAGACCTGCTGGACAACCGCCCCGAACTGCTGAACCGCATACCGCAACACCAGATAGCCAGCTATATAGGCGTAACACCCGAATCGCTGAGCAGGATAAGGAAGAGGATGCTCAATGCTAAATAA
- a CDS encoding NAD(P)-dependent alcohol dehydrogenase — MIKIMKAVFVTRYGGPEVLEVKDAARPQPKENELLIKIHASGLSTASAMMRTGTPRFARLFLGLKRPKRPIPGSGFAGLVAGKGANVTGYEIGDAVFGHTAAIFGTNAEYVCVPADGIVMPLPDFLSFEEASIMSDGPVTSYNFLKNLAKVQPGQKVLINGASGSLGVAAVQIAKRMGAEVTGVCSAANVDLVCSLGADHVIDYKQQDFSKGDQQYDVVYDTIGKSSMGEAKHVLTPDGIYMSPVLTLAMLKQMLLNPFRGGRKTKFDATGIKPVKDFKQMIGDLLQMMNTGTFNAVIERRYSMEQVVDAHRYIDSGHKRGNIVLSM, encoded by the coding sequence ATGATAAAAATAATGAAAGCAGTTTTTGTTACCCGTTATGGCGGGCCCGAAGTTTTAGAAGTAAAAGATGCGGCACGTCCGCAACCTAAAGAAAATGAGTTGTTAATTAAGATACACGCGTCCGGCCTCTCAACAGCATCAGCTATGATGAGGACTGGTACGCCGCGTTTCGCCCGCTTGTTCCTTGGGCTAAAGCGTCCCAAACGCCCTATACCGGGTTCAGGTTTTGCCGGGCTGGTAGCAGGTAAGGGAGCAAATGTAACAGGCTATGAAATAGGCGATGCCGTGTTTGGCCATACCGCGGCTATTTTTGGTACGAATGCTGAGTATGTATGTGTACCTGCAGACGGTATAGTAATGCCATTGCCCGATTTTCTCTCTTTCGAGGAAGCATCTATTATGTCTGACGGGCCGGTTACATCTTACAACTTCCTGAAGAACCTGGCGAAGGTACAGCCCGGGCAAAAGGTATTGATCAACGGGGCATCGGGTAGCCTGGGCGTTGCCGCTGTACAAATTGCCAAACGCATGGGTGCCGAGGTGACAGGTGTGTGCAGTGCGGCTAATGTTGACCTGGTATGCTCCCTGGGTGCTGATCATGTAATAGATTATAAGCAGCAGGACTTTTCAAAAGGCGACCAACAATACGATGTAGTGTATGATACCATAGGAAAGAGTAGTATGGGTGAAGCAAAGCATGTTTTGACCCCCGATGGGATATATATGTCGCCGGTATTGACGCTTGCCATGCTGAAGCAAATGTTACTGAACCCTTTTCGTGGTGGGAGAAAAACAAAATTTGATGCAACGGGTATTAAGCCGGTTAAGGATTTTAAGCAGATGATCGGTGACTTGTTGCAAATGATGAATACAGGCACCTTCAATGCTGTAATAGAGCGCAGGTACAGCATGGAGCAGGTAGTAGATGCACATAGGTATATCGACTCCGGCCACAAGCGCGGCAACATCGTTCTGTCAATGTAA
- a CDS encoding class I SAM-dependent methyltransferase has translation MVKSPVTGSPATLVMKMPVERIVDEYRKDYNMSVERHFKGLEEIEVYQCPDTGYRFFYPFSVIGDEQLYDELQQFPWYYLDWKWEYDKAPEFIPKGSKVLEVGSGEGKYLKYLKDNRGCDATGLELNLQAVNKGKANGLDLRHELVQEHAATHANTYDVVYFFQVLEHIADIKGFVEAAVTCLKPGGKLLIAVPNNDPYFFKSIRHYALNIPPHHMGWWNTESLTAIAPYFGLKTDKVFYDPITLMAIPGFVNIYIRENSYRNEGKRKMMRLMKPFYWAKFILQKSGIPGQHIMAVYTKQ, from the coding sequence ATGGTAAAATCCCCTGTGACGGGTAGTCCTGCCACGCTTGTAATGAAAATGCCTGTTGAGCGCATTGTAGATGAGTATCGCAAGGATTATAATATGAGTGTGGAACGACACTTTAAAGGACTGGAAGAAATTGAGGTGTATCAATGTCCCGACACAGGATATCGTTTTTTTTACCCGTTCTCTGTTATCGGCGATGAGCAGTTATATGACGAACTGCAGCAATTTCCCTGGTATTATCTGGACTGGAAGTGGGAGTACGATAAGGCACCTGAGTTTATACCCAAAGGTAGTAAGGTGCTGGAAGTAGGCAGCGGTGAAGGCAAATACCTGAAGTACCTGAAAGATAACCGGGGTTGCGACGCTACAGGGCTGGAGCTGAACCTGCAGGCAGTGAACAAAGGCAAAGCCAACGGACTGGACCTGCGTCATGAGTTGGTGCAAGAGCACGCGGCAACTCATGCCAATACCTATGACGTTGTATATTTCTTCCAGGTGCTGGAGCATATAGCAGATATTAAAGGCTTTGTTGAAGCGGCGGTAACCTGCCTGAAGCCTGGTGGTAAACTACTTATTGCCGTACCGAATAATGATCCCTATTTCTTTAAAAGCATCAGGCATTATGCATTGAATATACCCCCGCATCATATGGGTTGGTGGAATACGGAATCGCTCACTGCTATTGCACCTTATTTCGGACTAAAAACCGATAAAGTTTTTTACGATCCCATCACATTGATGGCGATACCCGGTTTTGTGAACATTTACATCAGGGAAAACAGCTATCGTAACGAAGGTAAGCGCAAAATGATGCGCCTGATGAAACCTTTTTACTGGGCTAAGTTCATACTGCAGAAGAGTGGTATTCCCGGCCAGCACATTATGGCTGTTTATACCAAGCAGTAA